The window AGGAATCCTGCGAAGCCCTTGAAAAAATAGGTTTTAAAAAAATAGAAGGTTAAAAAATGAATGTTGATACTGGAATAACCTCTGAAGTGTTTACAATAAAATCTGAAATAAAATTGATTGATATTTTCAACAGTATAATTTCAAAAAAATCCGAAGCAGTCTTTGAATATATTGAAAGTCTGAACATTGACATTAACACAAGAATAATTGTTATTGGGACTTATTTTACAGGTGTTGGAATCGTTAAAAGATTAAGCGAGAAATATAAAAACATATTGTTGATTGACATTTACCCTCATCTTGAAGAGCTGCTTTATACTGATTTGGGAGGGGATTTGAAAAACCGTGTTGAATTCTCATCAGACATTGATTTGATTTATTCCGGTGACATTGTTATTGATACAACCGGTTTTGGTGGAATAACTCCTGAGCAATCCTCAAAACTCAATGTGGATGCATTTGTCATAGAAGATCCCGTTGCTGAGGATAATGATGATTTATTAAAAAAGAAGAATAATATTCATGAAAGGTTAGATGCAGTAAAATGCTTGAATAAGGCAATTATAAAAACCAAGGGAATAGATACAAAAACATCAGGGACAATGACTCTTACAATTGGCATTCTGACAAATCTCCTGAACAGGTTTCTTGAAATGGAAGGGGTGCTTTATTGCGCATGTGAAATGGGATTTTTTGAAGAGGTCATATTCAAACAAAAGGATATTGAAAAATTCATTCAACAGACTGACATCAATGCATTTAAGGTATCAACAATCAAACCATTCGATTTGGATGAGATAATTAAAGCAGAAATCAGCAAAATAAACTCAGAAATGATTACATGAAACTCAAAGAAATAATTGAATTTATAGACGAGAAAATCCCAAAATCATTAGCCTTAAAAAATGATGAAATCGGTTTTAAAAAGGATTATGATTTAAATCAGGAAATCAGTTATATTAAAATTTACATGGATCTGTTTCCTGAATATGATGTAGAATTTGAAAATACACTGATTATAACACATCATCCACCGTTATTTACTCCAAAAACTCCAACTTACACAATACATTCAAACTGGGACATTATAGATGGTGGAGCAAATGATGCATTAGCTGAAACTCTTGATTTGGAGGTCATTGATTATTTTGATGATTCAACAGGAATCGGGAGAATCTGCAAATCCAATCAAAGCTTTGGTGAAGTGAAAAAAACAGTTCTTTCAAAATTCAGCAATGCTCGGATTGTAAACAAAGTGGATGATGATTATATTATAAGAAAAATCGGATTAATTTCAGGTTTCGGCCTTAAAAATCCAGAATACATTAAACTGGCAAAAACTAAAAATTTGGATATTCTGATTTCCGGAGATTTGACCCAGGAATCTGCAGTCCTTGCTAAAAATCAGAAAATAACATTGATTGACTTGAACCATCATGAAAGCGAAGTTCCGGGACTGTATGCTCTTGAAGATATCCTCAATGAACTTAACATAAATATTGAGATTATTGATGAAAAACCGATTGAACAATTGAAGTGACAATATGAAAGATGAAATTCAAAAAATGGAAGATGGACGAGTTCCTAAAGGAAGAATTGACCTCATAGGATGTGGAAGATTAGGTTTGAGAATTGCAATAAACCTGATGCAGGTTCATAGGGGCGGACCTAAAACAATAGGTGCATTCGACGGTCAAAAGATTAGTGGTGGAGATGTAATATTCACACTTTATGGTGCTGAAATAGGACAATGCAAACCTGATTTTATAAAACAGTTATGCACTCATGATGAGGAATTCAGAAATATCATAAGCTATCCGGAATACATTGATGATGATAACATCGATTTGATTGAAGGTGATGTGGTAATCATAGTCATTGCCGGAGGAAATACAATCCCGACTGCAGCAAAAATAATAAAACATGCTCATGAAAGAGGAGCAAAAACAATCGGAACAGCAGGAATATTCGGATTTGGAGATGAAAATATCGAAATCAAAGACATCTCAGAGTATGATGATTCAAATCCTGCCGTTGAAGAGCTAAGAAAAGAAGGAATATTGGACAATCATTTGGTTCTAACAACCAATAAACTGATTAGAGATAATGAGCCAGTAACACCATATACTTTAGATGAGGTTGCAAAAATCATTACAATGAATGCATTAAAATTATTGAGAGATCAGAATGATAAAAATAGCAACAGCTGAATGTTTCACCCATGGAAAAATTGGAAGGGAGCTGCATGCGCTAGCTCAGAGCTATGAAGGTAGTTTCGGATGTGAATATGTAAAAGATCCGTCTTTTTATGGTGATTTTGACTATAATGAGCTTAGCGTGACCTGCAGTTTATTCATTCCAACAATTGAAGCTGTTGAGAAAATATTAAAAGTTGAAAAGCCTCCAAAGCCTGAAAAACTAATCAAGGGCATTAAAGTCTATGATGAAATGGGGGATAAAACTGTAAGTAAAATCATGGCTCAGGCTGTTAAGGATTTAAGTGATTGTGACATTGCAGTTGGAACCACTGCAGGCATAGGGCGTGGTGGAATAAGTATTATAACTGATAAATATGAAATCACTACCACTACTGATGTTTTTGCAGACTTACGAGAGAATAATAGTGATATTTTGTTTGAAAGGTCTGAAAAAGGGATTCGAAAAACATTGGAGATAATTCTCCTGCTTTTAAATAACAAAATTGATAAAATCGAATCATTGGAAAATGTTGAAATCATCAAAGAATAATGCACATAATTATTTTAATATTTTGTATTGCTTTTAGTTCTTTTATTTCAACATTTGTAATACTTTTTTTAAATTTTATATGTTTTTAAGTAGTAATAATTTATTAAAAAGTATTAACTTTTAATTCTAATTTTAAAAACTTAATTTAACTTAAATAATTCATTTTTT of the Methanobrevibacter sp. genome contains:
- a CDS encoding SAM-dependent methyltransferase HcgC family protein; translation: MNVDTGITSEVFTIKSEIKLIDIFNSIISKKSEAVFEYIESLNIDINTRIIVIGTYFTGVGIVKRLSEKYKNILLIDIYPHLEELLYTDLGGDLKNRVEFSSDIDLIYSGDIVIDTTGFGGITPEQSSKLNVDAFVIEDPVAEDNDDLLKKKNNIHERLDAVKCLNKAIIKTKGIDTKTSGTMTLTIGILTNLLNRFLEMEGVLYCACEMGFFEEVIFKQKDIEKFIQQTDINAFKVSTIKPFDLDEIIKAEISKINSEMIT
- a CDS encoding Nif3-like dinuclear metal center hexameric protein yields the protein MKLKEIIEFIDEKIPKSLALKNDEIGFKKDYDLNQEISYIKIYMDLFPEYDVEFENTLIITHHPPLFTPKTPTYTIHSNWDIIDGGANDALAETLDLEVIDYFDDSTGIGRICKSNQSFGEVKKTVLSKFSNARIVNKVDDDYIIRKIGLISGFGLKNPEYIKLAKTKNLDILISGDLTQESAVLAKNQKITLIDLNHHESEVPGLYALEDILNELNINIEIIDEKPIEQLK
- a CDS encoding FeGP cofactor biosynthesis protein HcgF family protein, whose product is MIKIATAECFTHGKIGRELHALAQSYEGSFGCEYVKDPSFYGDFDYNELSVTCSLFIPTIEAVEKILKVEKPPKPEKLIKGIKVYDEMGDKTVSKIMAQAVKDLSDCDIAVGTTAGIGRGGISIITDKYEITTTTDVFADLRENNSDILFERSEKGIRKTLEIILLLLNNKIDKIESLENVEIIKE